A window of Cellulomonas wangleii genomic DNA:
CGGCCGTCCCAGTCCGCGTCGTCGCCGGCGCCGAAGGCGACGATTCGCTCGGCGCCCGTGCGCATGATCGTCTGGGCGCGCGGGGTCAGGGAGTAGAAGGTGTGGCGGCCGCTGCGGGTCGAGACGAGCAGCCCGTGCTTGACCATGCGGCTGAGGGCGGCCCGGGCCGCGACGTCGCTCACGCCGAAGTCGGCCAGCAGGTCGACCAGGGCCGCGGACGGCAGCGGGTCGGTCTGCCCCCACCAGTAGTCGCCGAGCAGGGTCAGCAGCAGGCTCGGCGGCGAGCCCTCCCGCGTGCGCGGCGTCCTCGTGCCGGCCTCGCTGCTCCGTGCCACGAACTGATCCCCTCCCTGCCGGTCGTCGCGGGCGGCGACGATGCTTGACATATCTTACGTCGTCCGCCGATAGTCGTGTCACATTTGAGAGCCGGGAGCCACTGACGATGAGGTTGGCCAGCACCCACGACGCACGCCTGCACGCGGTCCTGCACGACCGGACGGTCGACCTGACCGACGCCCTGGGCCTGCGCCCCGGCGCGGGCGGACCGCTGCTGGACTTCCTCGAGCGCGGCGGCACGCTCGCCGACCTGCAGCGCCTCGACCTCGGCGCGCTGCCGTCGCGGCCGCTCGACCCGGCCCGGCTCGCGGCGCCGATCGCCCGCCCCGGCAAGGTCGTCGGTGCCCCCGTCAACTACCGGGACCACCAGGCCGAGATGGGCGAGCAGCGCACCATCGCCGACTACGGGGTGTTCCTCAAGGCCACGTCGTCGGTGGTCGGTCCCACCGGTGCGATCCGCCTGCCGTACACCGACGTGCGCACGGACCACGAGGGGGAGCTGGCCGTCGTCATCGGCCGCACCGCGAGCCGCGTGCCGGTCGAGCAGGCCCTGGACCACGTCTTCGGGTACGCCCCGGTCCTCGACATCACCGTCCGCGCGGGGGAGGACCGCTCGACCCGCAAGTCCTTCGACACCTTCACGCCGTTCGGCCCCTGGGTCACCACGGCCGACGAGGTCCCCGACCCCGGCGCGCTCGACCTGCGCTGCTGGGTCGACGACGAGCTGCGGCAGCACGCCTCGACGGCCGACCTCATCTACGGGGTCGCCGAGCTGGTCG
This region includes:
- a CDS encoding fumarylacetoacetate hydrolase family protein; this encodes MRLASTHDARLHAVLHDRTVDLTDALGLRPGAGGPLLDFLERGGTLADLQRLDLGALPSRPLDPARLAAPIARPGKVVGAPVNYRDHQAEMGEQRTIADYGVFLKATSSVVGPTGAIRLPYTDVRTDHEGELAVVIGRTASRVPVEQALDHVFGYAPVLDITVRAGEDRSTRKSFDTFTPFGPWVTTADEVPDPGALDLRCWVDDELRQHASTADLIYGVAELVAYTSHVMTLHPGDVIASGTPAGVGPIAAGQRVAVEITGLGRLDVGVTDDGAIPYADRPGHR